CGCGCGGCGGTGACCTGGGCGGGGGCGACGGTGTAGGTGCGGCGGATGCCGTCCCAGACGGCGGTGACCTCGGGGGCGCGGGTGGGGGGCGGGTCGAGGCCGGCGGCGAGGTGGGCGACCGAGATCGCGGCCAGGCGCCGGCCCAGGGTGGACACCGCGAGGGTGCCGGGGGTGGTGCGGGGGCCGGCGTGGTCGGCGAGGTAGGCGGCGATGGTGGTGGGAGCGGCGGGCAGCGGGGTCAGGCCTTCGCGGTCGCACCAGGCGCGGAAGTGGCGCCAGTCGGCGTCATAGGCCCGCCAGGTCGAGGCCGCCTTGCCGGCGCGGACGAGACCGTCGAGCGTGTCGGCGAGCCGCGCTGGTACCCCCGCCGCCGGTGGGGCGGTGACGAGTGCAAGTTCCCTTCCGCCAGCTTCCACCAGATCCGGATCAGCCGCTGGATCCGCTGTCAGATCTGGATCTGTGATAGGAGCGGGAAGCAACGGCACCACGACCACCCGGTCAGTAACGCCATCCGACCTTGGTTCGTGATCCGAACCAGGATCGGCTAGCACATCCTGACCTTGATCAGGAATAGAGTCGATCTCGACACCAGAGGCCGGAGCCGGAGGGACTGTTGGATGTGTGCCGTCCACGGACCTCGAACCTCCCTGTTGCGCTCCCGGTCTGACTTCCGAGAAGGGAAGGTTATCGGAAGTCAGGACAGAACGGAGGCATAACCCACCAGTAGCTTTGCCCACCAGACCAGCTCCAGGATCGACTGTTTATCTGGATCAACGATCCAGTACCGAACTCCGCCAAGCTTGCCAGCCAGCATGAGCTTCGTGATCGATGATGAGATCGTGAGAGGAGACTAGGATGCTCCACAGAGCTGGTGCGGGATTCGCACTGACCCCCAAAGAAGGATGTGACGATGGCCAGCGACCTCCAAGCTGATCCCGATGTCCCCGCGACATCCGAGGAGGGTGTGGAGTCACTCAGGCACACGCTGTCCGTACCAGGAGAGGGAACCGACCTCCCAACCAATTCTGAGGTGGCTGGGACATCCGAGGATGATCTGGGCTCAGACCAGCCCACGCTATCCGTACCAGGAGAGGAAACCAGTCTCCAGGTCGATCCGGAGGTCACTGAGACATCCGATGAGAGCTCGGAGGTCGGGGAGGATTCGGAGACCGTCGAGCCCGCGCTACCCGCGCCGGAAGCGGATCAGCCACCGGTAGGGGATCTGCGGGCCGGCCTCGCGCTCCTCGCCCGCACCCGGACCCTCGAACTGCTCGCCACGCTCGGCGCCGAGGACACCCCGGTGCGCTACCGGACCCTCGCCACCCAGCTCGGCACCACCATGCTGGCCACCCGC
This genomic window from Parafrankia discariae contains:
- a CDS encoding winged helix-turn-helix transcriptional regulator is translated as MAGTSEDDLGSDQPTLSVPGEETSLQVDPEVTETSDESSEVGEDSETVEPALPAPEADQPPVGDLRAGLALLARTRTLELLATLGAEDTPVRYRTLATQLGTTMLATRLRELTAAGLVLRHVDTGPPIEVSYALSPTAAPLTGPVRELLAWAGTYTPPRQAPHRPEPGDE